In a single window of the Streptomyces sp. HUAS ZL42 genome:
- a CDS encoding RDD family protein, whose protein sequence is MSSEPPPGSGQQPPEDDPFRKQPPPGAPGEGSGSPYGGEPPHGGQQPPPYGGGPYGGDPYGGGPHPGDPLAGMPPLADSGKRTLARIIDMILVGVVVWLLTWGFGVTEYDVDSDKVNVARSLWQSVVAAVLYIGYDTFMIARSGQTLGKKWLNMRVANLDDGATPSVQATLMRSLVLWLPFAFCCACVWTAISGGWSFFDKPYKQGLHDKAAKTVVVSTN, encoded by the coding sequence ATGAGCAGCGAACCGCCTCCCGGCTCCGGTCAGCAGCCACCGGAGGACGACCCGTTCAGGAAGCAGCCGCCGCCCGGGGCGCCCGGCGAGGGCTCGGGCTCGCCCTACGGCGGCGAGCCGCCTCACGGAGGTCAGCAGCCCCCGCCGTACGGAGGCGGCCCCTACGGCGGTGACCCCTACGGGGGCGGTCCCCACCCCGGCGACCCGCTCGCCGGCATGCCCCCGCTCGCCGACAGCGGCAAGCGAACGCTGGCCCGCATCATCGACATGATCCTCGTTGGTGTCGTGGTGTGGCTGCTCACCTGGGGCTTCGGCGTCACCGAGTACGACGTGGACAGTGACAAGGTCAACGTGGCGAGGTCGCTGTGGCAGTCGGTCGTCGCGGCCGTGCTCTACATCGGATACGACACCTTCATGATCGCCAGGTCGGGGCAGACCCTCGGCAAGAAGTGGCTGAACATGCGGGTGGCCAACCTCGACGACGGCGCCACGCCCTCCGTACAGGCCACGCTCATGCGCTCGCTGGTGCTGTGGCTGCCGTTCGCGTTCTGCTGCGCCTGCGTCTGGACCGCGATCTCGGGCGGCTGGAGCTTCTTCGACAAGCCCTACAAGCAGGGCCTGCACGACAAGGCGGCGAAGACGGTGGTGGTCAGCACCAACTGA
- a CDS encoding immune inhibitor A domain-containing protein → MTSRPWTFRAAATVVALAAASATFSTFAVAQAADGKSAQAPVVDGHDPQPVKAKEHDLDGPLTKTQQAQRKEALDQVISGAATVKNRDGSKVVQLKGEDKYVELGREKTDKIFTILVEFGDQIDSRYGGTVGPLHNQIAAPDRAVNNSTAWQADYDQQHFQDLYFGTGTNVESLKKYYEKQSSGRYSVEGEVTDWVKVPYNEARYGSNDAPTGAWYAVQDGVNAWVAEREAAGDTAAEIKAELAQFDQWDRYDFDGDGNFNEADGYIDHFQIVHAGEDESAGGGAQGEDAIWAHRWYAFGTDAGATGPDGNRLGGAQIGDTGIWVGDYTIQPENGGLGVFAHEYGHDLGLPDEYDTSGGGENSTGFWTLMSSGSWLGTGKESIGDLPGDMNAWDKLQLGWLDYDVAKAGTKSTHTLGVAEYNTKNAQALVVQLPDKTVTTEVVTPAQGATQWWSGSGDNLRNTLARSVDLTGKSSASLTLDAWWDIEKDYDYLYTEVSTDGGANWTPVDGTLADGTAVPKDGSGKPALTGTVEAYQKLTFPLDAYAGKKIDVRFRYQTDGGVAQKGFAADEITLTADGAALFSDNAETADAAWTASGFSRIGASITDDYAQYYIAENRQYVSYDKTLKVGPYNYGFSTTRPDWVEHYPYQNGLLIWKWDTSQADDNTSQHPGEGLILPIDSHPTPLKWSDGTLMRNRIQAFDSTFSWYPTDAITLHKADVATKIKSRAGVPVFDDGKSAYYDESNPLAGVKITDTNTRIKILWEPLSGSTITLQVGPSAK, encoded by the coding sequence GTGACCAGTAGACCCTGGACGTTCAGAGCGGCCGCCACGGTCGTCGCGCTCGCGGCGGCCTCCGCCACGTTCTCGACGTTCGCCGTGGCGCAGGCGGCGGACGGCAAGTCCGCGCAGGCACCGGTGGTGGACGGGCACGACCCGCAGCCGGTGAAGGCCAAGGAGCACGACCTCGACGGCCCGCTGACCAAGACCCAGCAGGCACAGCGCAAGGAGGCACTCGACCAGGTCATATCCGGTGCCGCCACGGTGAAGAACCGTGACGGCTCGAAGGTCGTCCAGCTCAAGGGCGAGGACAAGTACGTCGAGCTCGGCCGCGAGAAGACCGACAAGATCTTCACGATCCTCGTCGAGTTCGGCGACCAGATCGACAGCCGCTACGGCGGCACGGTCGGCCCGCTGCACAACCAGATCGCCGCACCGGACCGCGCCGTGAACAACAGCACGGCCTGGCAGGCGGACTACGACCAGCAGCACTTCCAGGACCTGTACTTCGGCACCGGCACGAACGTCGAGTCGCTGAAGAAGTACTACGAGAAGCAGTCCTCGGGCCGCTACTCGGTCGAGGGCGAAGTGACCGACTGGGTCAAGGTCCCCTACAACGAGGCCCGTTACGGCTCCAACGACGCCCCCACCGGCGCCTGGTACGCGGTCCAGGACGGCGTCAACGCCTGGGTCGCCGAGCGCGAGGCCGCCGGTGACACGGCCGCCGAGATCAAGGCGGAGCTGGCCCAGTTCGACCAGTGGGACCGCTACGACTTCGACGGCGACGGCAACTTCAACGAGGCCGACGGCTACATCGACCACTTCCAGATCGTGCACGCGGGTGAGGACGAGTCCGCGGGCGGCGGCGCCCAGGGCGAGGACGCGATCTGGGCCCACCGCTGGTACGCGTTCGGAACCGACGCCGGCGCCACCGGCCCCGACGGCAACAGGCTCGGCGGCGCCCAGATCGGCGACACCGGCATCTGGGTCGGCGACTACACCATCCAGCCGGAGAACGGCGGCCTGGGCGTCTTCGCCCACGAGTACGGCCACGACCTCGGCCTGCCCGACGAGTACGACACCTCCGGCGGCGGCGAGAACTCCACCGGCTTCTGGACCCTGATGTCGTCCGGCTCCTGGCTGGGCACCGGCAAGGAGTCCATCGGCGACCTGCCCGGCGACATGAACGCCTGGGACAAGCTGCAGCTCGGCTGGCTCGACTACGACGTCGCCAAGGCCGGCACCAAGTCCACGCACACGCTGGGCGTCGCGGAGTACAACACCAAGAACGCCCAGGCCCTCGTGGTCCAGCTGCCCGACAAGACGGTCACCACCGAGGTGGTCACCCCGGCGCAGGGCGCCACCCAGTGGTGGAGCGGCAGCGGCGACAACCTCCGCAACACGCTGGCCCGTTCGGTCGACCTGACCGGTAAGTCCTCGGCGTCGCTGACTCTCGACGCCTGGTGGGACATCGAGAAGGACTACGACTACCTCTACACCGAGGTGTCCACCGACGGCGGCGCCAACTGGACGCCGGTCGACGGCACGCTGGCCGACGGCACCGCCGTCCCGAAGGACGGCAGCGGCAAGCCCGCCCTCACCGGCACGGTCGAGGCCTACCAGAAGCTGACGTTCCCGCTGGACGCCTACGCGGGCAAGAAGATCGACGTCCGTTTCCGCTACCAGACCGACGGCGGTGTGGCGCAGAAGGGCTTCGCGGCCGACGAGATCACGCTGACCGCCGACGGCGCGGCCCTGTTCTCCGACAACGCGGAGACCGCGGACGCGGCCTGGACGGCCAGCGGCTTCTCCCGCATCGGCGCGTCCATCACGGACGACTACGCGCAGTACTACATCGCGGAGAACCGCCAGTACGTGTCGTACGACAAGACCCTCAAGGTCGGCCCGTACAACTACGGCTTCTCGACGACCCGTCCGGACTGGGTGGAGCACTACCCGTACCAGAACGGCCTGTTGATCTGGAAGTGGGACACCTCCCAGGCGGACGACAACACCAGCCAGCACCCGGGTGAGGGCCTGATCCTCCCGATCGACTCGCACCCGACCCCGCTGAAGTGGTCCGACGGCACGCTGATGCGCAACCGCATCCAGGCCTTCGACTCGACCTTCAGCTGGTACCCGACGGACGCGATCACGCTGCACAAGGCGGACGTCGCGACCAAGATCAAGTCGCGGGCCGGTGTCCCGGTCTTCGACGACGGCAAGTCGGCGTACTACGACGAGTCGAACCCGCTGGCGGGCGTCAAGATCACTGACACCAACACCCGGATCAAGATCCTCTGGGAGCCGCTGAGCGGCTCGACGATCACCCTCCAGGTCGGACCGTCGGCGAAGTAG
- a CDS encoding isochorismatase family protein, translating into MRRALIVVDVQNDFCEGGSLAVAGGADVAAAITELIGQAPAGYRHVVATRDHHIAPGGHFADNPDYRHSWPAHCVAGTEGVGFHPNFAPAVASGAIDAVFDKGAYAAAYSGFEGTDENGVKLGDWLKAREIGEVDVVGIATDHCVRATALDAAKEGFVTHVLLDLTAGVGQESTERAIEEMREAGVELSGKPVVQ; encoded by the coding sequence ATGCGCCGCGCCTTGATCGTCGTAGACGTGCAGAACGACTTCTGCGAGGGGGGCAGCCTCGCGGTCGCCGGGGGTGCCGATGTCGCCGCCGCGATCACCGAGCTGATCGGGCAGGCGCCCGCCGGCTACCGGCATGTGGTGGCCACGCGCGACCACCACATCGCGCCCGGCGGCCACTTCGCCGACAACCCCGACTACCGCCACTCCTGGCCCGCGCACTGTGTCGCGGGCACGGAGGGGGTCGGCTTCCACCCGAACTTCGCCCCCGCGGTCGCCTCCGGCGCGATCGACGCCGTCTTCGACAAGGGGGCGTACGCGGCGGCCTACAGCGGGTTCGAGGGCACCGACGAGAACGGGGTGAAGCTGGGCGACTGGCTGAAGGCCCGGGAGATCGGCGAGGTGGACGTGGTCGGGATCGCCACCGACCACTGTGTGCGGGCCACCGCCCTCGACGCCGCGAAGGAGGGCTTCGTCACCCACGTCCTCCTCGACCTCACCGCCGGGGTGGGCCAGGAGAGCACCGAGCGGGCGATCGAGGAGATGCGGGAAGCCGGGGTCGAGCTGTCCGGGAAGCCCGTCGTGCAGTAG
- a CDS encoding nicotinate phosphoribosyltransferase: MDVADLGLPVDVPSTALFTDQYELTMLQAALKAGTAGRRSVFEVFTRRLPNGRRYGVVAGTGRVLDAVENFRFDEGVLGFLRERKIVDEETLEWLAGYRFSGDVRGYPEGEVYFPGSPIMRVEGSFAECVLLETVILSILNHDSAIAAAASRMSSAAGDRPLIEMGARRTHELAAVAASRAAYVGGFASTSDLAAGFRYNIPTVGTSAHAFTLLHDTERDAFRAQVNSLGRNTTLLVDTYDVAEAVRTALEIAGPELGAVRIDSGDLLLVAHRVRQQLDELGARDTKIIVTSDLDEYAIASLAAAPVDAYGVGTQLVTGSGHPTCSMVYKLVARAESDDPNAPLVPVAKKSSGGKTSIGGRKWAARRLDADGVAQTEVVGTGAVPPELADRQLLVELIKGGEVVAREPLDTVRDRHVAARAGLPLSATQLSRGEPVIPTEYVQGRSGS, from the coding sequence GTGGACGTAGCGGACCTTGGGCTGCCGGTGGACGTTCCCTCGACGGCGCTCTTCACGGACCAGTACGAGCTCACGATGTTGCAGGCAGCCCTGAAGGCGGGCACGGCCGGGCGGCGGTCGGTGTTCGAGGTCTTCACCCGCCGGCTGCCCAACGGGCGCCGCTACGGCGTCGTCGCCGGCACCGGGCGCGTCCTGGACGCCGTCGAGAACTTCCGCTTCGACGAGGGCGTGCTCGGCTTCCTGCGCGAGCGGAAGATCGTCGACGAGGAGACCCTGGAGTGGCTGGCCGGTTACCGCTTCAGCGGTGACGTCCGGGGCTATCCCGAGGGCGAGGTCTACTTCCCGGGCTCCCCGATCATGCGGGTCGAGGGCTCCTTCGCCGAGTGCGTGCTCCTGGAGACGGTGATCCTGTCCATCCTCAACCACGACTCGGCGATCGCGGCCGCCGCGTCCCGGATGTCCTCGGCCGCCGGAGACCGGCCGCTGATCGAGATGGGCGCCCGGCGCACCCACGAACTGGCGGCCGTCGCGGCCTCCCGGGCCGCGTACGTCGGCGGCTTCGCCTCGACCTCCGACCTGGCCGCGGGCTTCCGCTACAACATTCCGACCGTCGGCACCTCGGCGCACGCCTTCACGCTGCTGCACGACACCGAGCGCGACGCCTTCCGGGCCCAGGTGAACTCGCTGGGCCGCAACACCACCCTGCTCGTGGACACGTACGACGTCGCCGAGGCGGTCCGTACGGCCCTGGAGATCGCCGGGCCCGAACTGGGCGCCGTGCGGATCGACTCCGGGGACCTGCTGCTGGTCGCGCACCGGGTGCGCCAGCAGCTCGACGAGCTGGGCGCCCGGGACACGAAGATCATCGTGACCTCCGACCTGGACGAGTACGCGATCGCCTCACTGGCCGCGGCGCCCGTCGACGCGTACGGCGTCGGTACGCAGCTGGTGACCGGGTCCGGGCATCCGACCTGCTCGATGGTGTACAAGCTGGTCGCGCGCGCCGAGTCCGACGACCCGAACGCGCCGCTGGTCCCGGTGGCCAAGAAGTCGAGCGGCGGCAAGACGTCCATAGGCGGCCGCAAGTGGGCCGCGCGGCGGCTGGACGCGGACGGCGTCGCGCAGACCGAGGTCGTCGGAACGGGTGCCGTACCGCCCGAGCTCGCCGACCGGCAGCTGCTCGTCGAGCTGATCAAGGGCGGCGAGGTCGTCGCCCGCGAGCCGCTGGACACCGTACGTGACCGGCACGTGGCCGCCCGGGCCGGCCTTCCGCTGTCGGCCACACAGCTCTCACGCGGGGAACCGGTCATTCCGACGGAGTATGTCCAGGGGCGCTCGGGTAGCTAG
- the clpS gene encoding ATP-dependent Clp protease adapter ClpS — MGSVTSPAPVEIERTESAEEVFAVPEPDVPWVTIVHNDPVNLMSYVTYVFQAYFGYTKDKATKLMLDVHHKGRAVVSSGTREEMERDVQAMHGYGLWATLQQDRK; from the coding sequence ATGGGCTCTGTGACGTCACCCGCTCCCGTAGAGATCGAACGCACTGAGTCGGCGGAAGAGGTCTTCGCCGTCCCCGAGCCGGACGTCCCCTGGGTCACCATCGTCCACAACGACCCGGTCAACCTCATGAGCTACGTGACCTACGTCTTCCAGGCGTACTTCGGCTACACCAAGGACAAGGCCACCAAGCTCATGCTCGATGTCCACCACAAGGGCCGGGCGGTCGTCTCCAGCGGTACCCGCGAGGAGATGGAACGCGACGTGCAGGCCATGCACGGCTACGGCCTGTGGGCCACCCTCCAGCAGGACCGGAAGTAG
- a CDS encoding DUF2017 domain-containing protein: MPGHFEPLPGGGAAVALDDVEISIIRSLAVQLLELIGPGPAEDAPADPLAELFAEGPSEPPADPVLKRLFPDAYSDPEAAPGPQEAEEQKAHSAEFRRYTENDLRAGKRDNALAVIHSLDALTPVDEAGAVLKLSHEESQQWLGALNDLRLAIGSRLEIADEDDTELLYRLPDEDPRKPMVMAYLWLGGLQETLVSTLLP; encoded by the coding sequence ATGCCAGGACACTTCGAACCGCTCCCCGGCGGCGGCGCGGCCGTCGCGCTCGACGACGTCGAGATCTCCATCATCCGGTCGCTGGCCGTCCAGCTCCTGGAACTCATCGGCCCCGGCCCCGCCGAGGACGCCCCGGCCGACCCGCTCGCCGAGCTGTTCGCCGAGGGTCCGAGCGAACCGCCCGCGGACCCCGTCCTCAAGCGGCTCTTCCCCGACGCCTACAGCGATCCCGAGGCGGCTCCCGGGCCCCAGGAGGCCGAGGAGCAGAAGGCGCACTCCGCCGAGTTCCGCCGCTACACCGAGAACGACCTGCGTGCCGGCAAACGCGACAACGCCCTCGCGGTGATCCACTCCCTGGACGCGCTGACCCCGGTGGACGAGGCCGGGGCGGTCCTCAAGCTGTCGCACGAGGAGTCCCAGCAGTGGCTGGGTGCCCTCAACGACCTGCGCCTGGCGATCGGCTCCCGCCTGGAGATCGCCGACGAGGACGACACCGAGCTCCTCTACCGGCTCCCGGACGAGGACCCGCGTAAGCCGATGGTCATGGCGTACCTGTGGCTCGGCGGGCTCCAGGAGACATTGGTTTCCACCCTCCTGCCCTGA
- a CDS encoding amino acid permease, translating into MTSAKVDTEKTSEEGYERGLGSRQVQMIAIGGAIGVGLFLGAGANIAKAGPSLILMYALAGAIVFFIMRALGELLLYRPVSGSFAEYSREFLGPFFGYFTGWTYWLMWVVTGMAELTAAAIYVNYWFPAIPQWVTALVFLVILFGVNLISVKLFGELEFWFSMVKVTALIGMIVIGLGVLTLGFSSAGDTAAVSNLWAFDGFFPKGIGSSLMTLQGVMFAYLAVELVGVTAGESENPEKTLPKAINTLPWRIALFYVGALTVILCVVKWTEFAPGVSPFVAAFAKIGIPAGAGIVNFVVLTAALSSCNSGMYSTGRMLRNLADSGEAPAAFRKLSASKTPAFGITVSVLFMGIGVVLNYVVPEKAFGYVTSVATAAGIWTWLMILVSHVLYRRAVEAGRLPASSFPAPGGAACSWIAIVFLLFVTGLIAYDADSRVCLYVMAGWAAALAVGWAILKSRNPQVTERRERALEKVG; encoded by the coding sequence ATGACCTCCGCCAAGGTCGACACGGAGAAGACCTCCGAAGAGGGCTATGAGCGCGGACTGGGCAGCCGCCAGGTCCAGATGATCGCGATCGGCGGCGCCATCGGCGTCGGCCTGTTCCTGGGAGCCGGCGCGAACATCGCCAAGGCCGGACCCAGCCTCATCCTGATGTACGCACTCGCGGGCGCGATCGTCTTCTTCATCATGCGGGCGCTCGGCGAGCTCCTGCTCTACCGCCCGGTCTCGGGCTCCTTCGCGGAGTACTCCCGAGAGTTCCTCGGCCCGTTCTTCGGCTACTTCACCGGCTGGACGTACTGGCTGATGTGGGTCGTCACCGGCATGGCCGAGCTGACGGCCGCCGCGATCTACGTCAACTACTGGTTCCCGGCCATCCCGCAGTGGGTGACGGCCCTGGTCTTCCTGGTGATCCTCTTCGGGGTCAACCTGATCTCCGTGAAGCTCTTCGGTGAGCTGGAGTTCTGGTTCTCGATGGTCAAGGTCACCGCCCTCATCGGCATGATCGTGATCGGCCTGGGCGTGCTCACCCTCGGCTTCAGCTCCGCCGGTGACACCGCGGCCGTCTCCAACCTGTGGGCCTTCGACGGCTTCTTCCCCAAGGGCATCGGCTCGTCCCTGATGACCCTGCAGGGCGTCATGTTCGCCTACCTCGCCGTCGAGCTGGTCGGCGTCACGGCCGGTGAGTCCGAGAACCCGGAGAAGACCCTCCCCAAGGCGATCAACACCCTGCCCTGGCGCATCGCGCTGTTCTACGTCGGCGCCCTCACCGTCATCCTGTGCGTGGTGAAGTGGACGGAGTTCGCGCCGGGCGTGAGCCCCTTCGTCGCCGCCTTCGCGAAGATCGGCATCCCGGCCGGCGCGGGCATCGTCAACTTCGTCGTCCTGACCGCGGCCCTGTCCTCCTGCAACTCGGGCATGTACTCCACGGGCCGCATGCTGCGGAACCTGGCCGACAGCGGCGAGGCCCCGGCCGCCTTCAGGAAGCTGTCCGCGTCCAAGACCCCGGCCTTCGGCATCACCGTCTCGGTCCTCTTCATGGGCATCGGCGTGGTCCTGAACTACGTCGTCCCGGAGAAGGCCTTCGGCTACGTCACCTCCGTCGCCACCGCGGCCGGCATCTGGACCTGGCTGATGATCCTGGTCAGCCATGTCCTCTACCGCCGTGCGGTCGAGGCCGGCCGGCTGCCCGCCTCCTCCTTCCCGGCGCCGGGCGGAGCGGCGTGCAGCTGGATCGCCATCGTGTTCCTGCTCTTCGTCACCGGCCTGATCGCGTACGACGCCGACTCCCGGGTCTGCCTCTACGTCATGGCCGGCTGGGCCGCCGCGCTGGCCGTCGGCTGGGCGATCCTGAAGTCCCGCAACCCGCAGGTGACGGAGCGCCGCGAGCGTGCGCTGGAGAAGGTGGGCTGA
- a CDS encoding Mov34/MPN/PAD-1 family protein, which translates to MLTITQALVDQIVAHARKDHPDEACGVVAGPAGTDRPERFIPMLNAAMSPTFYEFDSGDLLKLYREMDDRDEEPVIIYHSHTATEAYPSRTDLSYANEPGAHYVLVSTADTDGAGEFQFRSFRIVEGEVTEEEVKVVESY; encoded by the coding sequence ATGCTGACCATCACCCAGGCCCTCGTCGACCAGATCGTCGCGCACGCTCGCAAGGACCATCCCGACGAGGCGTGCGGCGTCGTCGCGGGCCCGGCGGGCACGGACCGCCCCGAGCGCTTCATCCCCATGCTGAACGCGGCCATGTCGCCCACGTTCTACGAGTTCGACTCGGGCGACCTCCTCAAGCTCTACCGCGAGATGGACGACCGCGACGAGGAGCCCGTGATCATCTACCACTCCCACACCGCGACCGAGGCCTACCCCTCCCGCACGGACCTCTCGTACGCCAACGAGCCGGGCGCCCACTACGTCCTGGTGTCGACGGCGGACACCGACGGAGCCGGCGAGTTCCAGTTCCGGTCGTTCCGGATCGTTGAGGGCGAGGTGACGGAGGAGGAGGTCAAGGTGGTGGAGTCGTACTGA
- a CDS encoding putative leader peptide: MVLNDVSEKTPGMLLVARLHVDLCRLASAIC; encoded by the coding sequence ATGGTTCTGAACGACGTGAGCGAAAAGACGCCGGGCATGCTGCTCGTGGCGCGGCTGCACGTCGACCTGTGCAGGCTCGCCAGCGCCATCTGTTGA
- a CDS encoding MoaD/ThiS family protein yields MAIEVRIPTILRQYTDGQKAVEGTGDTLAELFADLETRHAGIQARIVDGGELRRFVNVYLNDEDVRFLEGINTKLSDGDNVTILPAVAGGMA; encoded by the coding sequence ATGGCCATCGAGGTCCGCATCCCCACCATCCTTCGCCAGTACACCGACGGCCAGAAGGCGGTGGAAGGCACCGGGGACACCCTCGCCGAGCTCTTCGCCGACCTCGAGACCCGGCACGCGGGAATCCAGGCCCGCATCGTGGACGGAGGCGAACTGCGCCGCTTCGTCAACGTCTACCTCAACGACGAGGACGTCCGCTTCCTCGAAGGCATCAACACCAAGCTCTCCGACGGCGACAACGTGACCATCCTGCCCGCCGTCGCCGGCGGCATGGCCTGA
- a CDS encoding PLP-dependent cysteine synthase family protein yields the protein MRYDSPLAAVGNTPLVCLPRLSPSADVRIWAKLEDRNPTGSVKDRPALYMIEQAEKDGRLTPGCTILEPTSGNTGISLAMAAKLKGYRMVCVMPENTSQERRDLLGMWGAQIISSPAAGGSNTAVRVAKELAAEHPDWVMLYQYGNPDNAGAHYATTGPEILADLPSITHFVAGLGTTGTLMGVGRYLREHKPGVKIVAAEPRYDDLVYGLRNLDEGFVPELYDASVLTTRFSVGSADAVTRTRDLLQQEGIFAGVSTGAALHAAIGVGNKAVKAGENADIVFVVADGGWKYLSTGVYTAATTEEAIETLQGQLWA from the coding sequence ATGCGCTACGACTCCCCGCTGGCCGCGGTGGGCAACACCCCGCTGGTGTGCCTTCCGCGGCTCTCGCCGTCCGCCGACGTCCGCATCTGGGCGAAGCTGGAGGACCGCAACCCGACCGGCTCGGTCAAGGACCGCCCGGCCCTGTACATGATCGAGCAGGCGGAGAAGGACGGCCGTCTGACCCCCGGCTGCACGATCCTCGAGCCGACGAGCGGCAACACCGGCATCTCCCTGGCCATGGCGGCCAAGCTCAAGGGCTACCGCATGGTGTGCGTCATGCCCGAGAACACCTCGCAGGAGCGGCGCGACCTGCTCGGCATGTGGGGCGCGCAGATCATCTCGTCGCCTGCCGCGGGCGGCTCCAACACCGCCGTACGGGTGGCCAAGGAGCTCGCCGCCGAGCACCCCGACTGGGTGATGCTCTACCAGTACGGCAACCCGGACAACGCGGGCGCCCACTACGCCACGACCGGCCCGGAGATCCTGGCGGACCTCCCCTCCATCACCCACTTCGTCGCGGGCCTCGGCACCACCGGCACCCTCATGGGCGTCGGCCGCTACCTGCGCGAGCACAAGCCGGGCGTGAAGATCGTCGCCGCCGAGCCGCGCTACGACGACCTGGTGTACGGCCTGCGCAACCTCGACGAGGGCTTCGTACCGGAGCTGTACGACGCCTCCGTCCTGACCACCCGCTTCTCGGTCGGCTCGGCGGACGCCGTCACCCGCACCCGCGACCTGCTCCAGCAGGAGGGCATCTTCGCCGGCGTCTCCACCGGAGCCGCCCTGCACGCGGCGATCGGCGTGGGCAACAAGGCCGTGAAGGCCGGCGAGAACGCGGACATCGTGTTCGTCGTGGCCGACGGAGGCTGGAAGTACCTCTCCACAGGCGTCTACACCGCCGCCACCACGGAGGAGGCCATCGAGACGCTCCAGGGCCAGCTCTGGGCGTAG
- a CDS encoding type II toxin-antitoxin system PemK/MazF family toxin produces MDTSWWLALAAVVLLALVAALVDGWGRRRPQERRTRPRGRAEGPSGQPRPAEIWWAGVPYEDGSGGKDRPCLVLAVRGRHATVAKITSKYRDERVGVIPLPPGAVGDAQGRPSFLETGELRQVPVWDFRRRVGVVDPVLWDQVRHLAM; encoded by the coding sequence ATGGACACGTCCTGGTGGCTCGCGCTCGCCGCGGTGGTTTTGCTCGCGCTGGTCGCCGCGCTCGTCGACGGGTGGGGGCGGCGCCGTCCGCAAGAGCGCAGGACACGGCCCCGGGGGCGTGCTGAGGGACCGTCGGGACAGCCGCGGCCCGCCGAGATCTGGTGGGCGGGCGTTCCCTACGAGGACGGTTCGGGGGGCAAGGACCGGCCCTGTCTGGTGCTCGCGGTGCGCGGCCGGCACGCGACCGTCGCGAAGATCACCAGTAAGTACCGCGACGAGCGGGTCGGGGTGATCCCCCTGCCGCCGGGCGCCGTCGGGGACGCGCAGGGGCGGCCGAGTTTCCTGGAGACGGGCGAGCTGCGGCAGGTGCCCGTCTGGGACTTCCGGCGCCGGGTGGGTGTGGTGGACCCGGTCCTGTGGGACCAGGTCCGGCACCTGGCGATGTGA
- a CDS encoding MBL fold metallo-hydrolase produces the protein MKLTVVGCSGSFPSAESACSSYLVEADGFRLLLDMGNGALGELQRHCGLYDLDAIFLSHLHADHCIDMCAYFVARYYRHDGGRCDPIPVYGPEGTEHRLTTAYADTPSASSMSEVFDFHTVKPSTFDIGPFTVHTERVAHPVEAYAIRVEHAGKSLTYSGDTGVSPALVELARDTDLFLCEAAFTHGKEDIPDLHLNGREAGETAARAGARRLVLTHIPPWTDPQINLADARAVYDGPVELAVPRVSYEI, from the coding sequence ATGAAGCTCACCGTCGTCGGCTGCTCGGGGTCGTTCCCGTCCGCGGAATCGGCCTGCTCGAGCTACCTCGTCGAGGCCGACGGCTTCCGGCTGCTCCTCGACATGGGCAACGGCGCCCTCGGCGAGTTGCAGCGCCACTGCGGTCTCTACGACCTCGACGCAATCTTTCTGAGCCATCTGCACGCCGACCACTGCATCGACATGTGCGCGTACTTCGTGGCGCGCTACTACCGTCACGACGGCGGTCGCTGCGATCCGATCCCGGTCTACGGACCGGAGGGCACGGAGCACCGTCTGACCACGGCCTACGCCGACACCCCCTCGGCCTCCTCGATGAGCGAGGTCTTCGACTTCCACACGGTCAAGCCGTCCACGTTCGACATCGGGCCGTTCACGGTGCACACGGAACGCGTCGCGCACCCCGTGGAGGCCTACGCCATCCGCGTCGAGCACGCCGGGAAGTCCCTGACGTACTCCGGCGACACCGGCGTGAGCCCGGCCCTCGTGGAACTCGCCCGGGACACCGACCTGTTCCTGTGCGAGGCCGCGTTCACGCACGGCAAGGAGGACATCCCCGACCTGCACCTCAACGGCCGCGAGGCGGGCGAGACGGCGGCACGGGCGGGCGCGAGGCGCCTGGTCCTGACCCACATCCCGCCGTGGACCGACCCCCAGATCAACCTGGCGGACGCCCGGGCGGTGTACGACGGGCCGGTAGAACTGGCGGTGCCGAGGGTGTCGTACGAGATCTAG